A genomic window from Elaeis guineensis isolate ETL-2024a chromosome 3, EG11, whole genome shotgun sequence includes:
- the LOC105042275 gene encoding uncharacterized protein: protein MKPKAGKELHIRDLEDGSNWRIRDETIVELIKKHHAAPDQKTKDEILKTLQSKVASSSSASGRDEKISAELQKLKLKSDSKASVGKKDSDSKASVGKKKR, encoded by the exons ATGAAGCCCAAGGCAGGTAAGGAGCTTCACATCCGTGACCTTGAAGATGGAAGTAACTGGAGGATTAGAGATGAGACAATAGTTGAGCTAATCAAGAAGCACCATGCTGCCCCTGATCAGAAGACAAAAGATGAAATACTCAAGACTCTTCAG TCAAAGGTTGCTTCATCAAGCAGTGCCTCAGGTCGGGATGAGAAGATTTCTGCGGAGCTACAGAAGTTGAAACTTAAGAGTGATAGCAAGGCTTCTGTCGGAAAAAAGGACAGTGATAGCAAGGCTTCTGTCGGAAAGAAAAAACGATAG